The sequence below is a genomic window from Candidatus Binatia bacterium.
GAGGCCACCGACCTCTACACCGAGCACAAGATCGAGTGCGAGGAGATGGTGCGCTCGTCGGGCCTGCAGTGGGCGATCCTGCGTTTTGCCGACGTTCCGCCGATCGCACTGCGCGATCCGCACCCGATCATGTTCACGATTCCGCTGGCCCAGCGCATCGAGATGATCCATCCGCGCGACATCGGACTGGCGGTCGCAAGAGCCGTCGGCCACGACGCGGTGTGGGGCAGGGTGCTCAATATCGGCGGCGGCCGCAGCTGCCAGCTCACGTATGGCCAGTACCTGGAGTCGCTGCTGGAGGCGATGGGCATCGGCGCTCTTCCGCCCGAATGGTTCACGACCGATCCGTACTGCACCGACTGGCTCGACACCGACGAAAGCCAGCGCCTGCTGCAGTACCAGCGCCACGATTTCCAGGACGTCGTTCGCGAGACGGCGGCACTGCTCGGTTGGCGGGCACCGCTGGTGCGCCTGCTCAGGCCGCTTCTGCGCCGGCGCATCGGGCGTCTCGCGAAGATCGCCGCGGACGCGCGCCCGCAACCGCTACCGCGAAACGGCAAAGTCCCGTCGCCTCCGATGGGTGGATGATGCGCAGTCACGTGGTCTCCCAGGCGGAAGGCGAGCTGCCCGGGCTTTACTGCGCGGGCACCACTCCGCTGCCGTAGCGCAGCACCGCGCGTCGTGCTCGCGAATGCGGGCCACGCGTCCGCTCGAATCGTCACACTGACGAAAACGGGGCGCTTCCGGCGCGATTGACCCGCTTCGCGCCCGGAGGGATAAGGCGCCGCACGCGCGCCGCGGCGCGCTTCTTGCGGACCAGCACTCCAGGAGGAAAGCACGCACATGTTCAGCCACGTCATGGTCGGTTCCAACAACGTCGACGCCTCGCGGAAGTTCTACGATGCGGTGCTCGGCACGATCGGACTTCCCGCCGGCATCACCGACGAGAAGGGTCGCGTCTTCTATCTTTCGCCGCACGGTGTGTTCGCGATCACGGCGCCGATCAACGGCGCTGCGGCCTCTGCGGCCAACGGCGGCACGATCGGCTTCAACGTCGGCAGCCCGGGCGACGTCGATGCCTGGCATGCCGCGGGGATCGCCAACGGTGGCACCACCTGTGAAGAGCCTCCGGGCGTCCGCGACGGCGGCAACATGGGCAAGATGTACCTCGCCTACCTGCGCGACCCGTTCGGCAACAAGCTCTGCGCGCTGCACCGCATGGGCTGACGCGAAAAACCGGGACAGGTACGCACGACGTGCATTGCGTCGAATCGTCATGTGTACCTGTCCCGGATCGCGCCCTCGATCCGTTGCCGCACCCCCGGGCGGGAGCGAAACCACAGCAAGCTCCTTCGCTGCAGTTTCCTGCAGGTTCTTTGCGAATCGCGGCGAATCGCGCGCGGCGCGCCTTGCGGCAGTTGACGCCTTCGCCGTGAAGCGCCCATAGAAACGGTGTCGTTCGTCCCCGCCGGGACGAACGGCTGCGGACCTATTCACTACTTCGCGGGCAGGCTGGAGGGGCGCCCGCAACGTCGGGCGCATCGCGCGCGTTCTGCCGCGCAAAGAGCGCCCGAGCATGGAGCGCCCTGTCATGGCCAGCCTGCGTCGCGCCACGTCGTACGTTTTCGTCGCCGTCCTTTTCGTCGTCTTCGCTTCCGCCCCGGCTGAGGCCGGTCGAGTGCTTCGCGTGTGCAACGGCAGCACGTCGCCGTGCCCGCCCGGAACACGCTTCGCGAGCATCACCGACGCCGTCACGCACATCCAGAGCCGCCGCGTCCACGCCGACCGTGCGTGGTGGATCCTCGTGTGGCCCGGCGTCTACCACGAAAAGGCGACCGACAGAGCGGGCGTCTACATCACGACACCGAACGTCCACATCCGCGGCCTGGATCGCAACCTCGTCGTCGTCGACGGCTCCGACGGCAGCGCCGACAATCCCTGCCCGTCCGATGCGGCCTCCCAGGACGTCGCCGACCGCAACGGCATCGAAGTGTTCAAGGTCGATGATTCCTCGATCGAGAATCTCACGGTTTGCAACTACCTGAGCTCGGGCGAGGGCGGCAACGAGATCTGGTGGAACGGCGGAGACGGAAGCGGAACGATCGGGATGAACAGCTATACCGGCAGCTACATCACGGCGACGTCCACATTCTACGCGACGGCCGACGATCCGCACGGCGAGTACGGGATTTTCGCGAGCAACGCGCAGGGCCCCGGGTTGATCAGCCACGCCTACGCCAGCAACATGGCCGACTCGTCGTTCTACGTGGGCGCCTGCCCGGACTGCAACGCGACTCTGTCGCACGTGCACGGCGAAAACAGCGCTCTCGGATATTCGGGCACCAATTCCGGCGGCCACCTGCACATCGAGGACTCGGAGTTCAACCAGAACAGGTCGGGCATCGTGCCCAATTCGCTCAACAACGACGACGCGCCTCCTCCGCAGAACGGCTCCTGCCCTGTCGGCGGCGGCTCGTGCACGATCATCGAGCGCAACTACGTGCACGACAACAACAACGCGAACGTGCCGGGATCGGGGATCGCGAGCGAAGCTCCGGTGGGCGCCGGCATCGAGATTTCCGGCGGCGAGTTCGACACGATCGTCGACAACCGCGTCGAGAACCAGGGCGGCTGGGGTATCGTCACGCACGATTTCCCCGACACCGAGACGCCGCCGCCGGTTTCGAGTTGCCAGGGCGGAGTGGGCGAGGGAATGACGTGCCTGTTCGTCGCGATGGGAAACGTCGTCGCGAACAACCAGTTCGCGAACAACGGCAGCTTCGGCAACCAGACCAACGGCGACCTCGGCAACGAGTCGTCGTCGAACCCGCGCAACTGCTTCTACGACAACACCGACCCTGCGGGACTGACGAGCGAGCCGCCGCTGATCCAGAGCGTCGACGGGCAGCCCTGCGACCAGGCCGGCACCGGCTCGGGAACTCTCGCCGCCGAGCTTGCCTGCGACGCCGGGATCACTCCGTGTCCGCCGGGCTCGACCTATCCCACGCAGACGAGCGTGCAGCTCGCGCCGCTTGTGCGCCAGGACCCCATGCCGGATCCGTGCGCCGGCGTGCCTCACAACGGATGGTGCCCGGCAGCCGGATATACCGGACCCAGGTCCTGAGCCTGTATCGGCAGCTTCGGGCCGTTTCTGGAAACGGGCGCGCGCCTTCGCCATAGAACGCCACCCGCAAACGGCTCGGAGCTTTCGATGAAACTCGGCGTCCTTCTCTTTCCTACTCCCGGCGGCTCGTCCCAGCTCGCGCAGATGGTCGAGGGCCTCGGCTTCGACAGCCTCGTCTTTGCCGACACCCAGAACCTGACCCCGGAAGTCTGGGGCCAGCTGATGCTCGCCGCGCGCGATACCAGCCGCATCGAGCTCGGCACCGGTGTCACCAATCCCGGCACTCGCGACGTCGCGGTCACCGCATCGGCAGCGCTGGCTCTCCAGCTCGAGAGCAAGGGCCGTGCGCTCTGCGCGATCGGACGCGGAGACTCTTCGCTGGCCAAGATCGGCCGCTCTCCCGTCGCCGTGGCGGAGTTCGAGACCTGCCTGCGGCGGCTGCAGGGCTACCTGCGCGGCGAAGAAGTCGATCGAGACGGCACGCCGAGCCGCCTCGAGTGGTTCGCCGACGCGAATGTTCCCAAAGTGCCGGTCGAAGTCGCGGCCACCGGCAAGAAGGTGATCGAGCTGGCCGCGCGGCTGGCCGATCGCATCGTCTTCGCGATGGGTGCCGACGAGGAGCGTCTCGCGCGCGCGATTGACATTGCACGAAAGGCGGCTTCGGCTTGCGGCCGCGATCCCGATTCGATCAAGCTCGGTGCCTGGATCAATTCGGTCATTCACGAAGACGCCGGCGCGGCGCGCGCCGCGGTGCGCGGCGGCCTGTCGGTGTTCGCGCATTTCTCCGGGTTCGCGGGCATGAAACCCGAAGCGATGGATCCGGCGCTGCGCGAGGCGGCGCTGCACCTGCGCGAGAACTACGACCACGTCGGCCACGGGCGTTCCGACGCCGAGCATGCCCGCGGCCTCGACGACGAATTCATCGACCGCTTCGGGATCGTCGGGCCGGTGGAGACGGTGGTGCCGCGCTTCGAGCGGCTGGCTGCCCTCGGCCTGGATTTCTGCCGCGTCATCCCCGGATCCCGCGATGCGCCGGCAGAAATCCTCGGGCCGTCGATGATGACGCTGGCAACGACGGTTCGCGCCGCCATCGCTTGAGTCCAGGCGGCGGCGTCGCCGCCGCGAATCCGACGGGCGGCGGCGTCGCCGTCGCGAATCCGACGGGCGGCGGCGGCGTCCTCGCGAGCCCAGGAGTCAACCCCGGGCGCAGGTTGTGCATCTTGCGCATCTTGCGCGCTTCGGAGCGCGGCCGCCGCTCGCTATGCTGCGCGACATGGCGGCGGTGGGTCGGGGAGGGGCGGCGTCGTTGCGGTTGCGCCCGCATGCCTGCATCGCGGGCGTCATCGCCTCGCTTCTCGTTCTGTCCACGGATCCCGGTCCCGCGGCCGAAGGCGCCACCCGCACTGCGGCAACCGCGGCCGCACCCACGCCGGCCGCGCCCGCCGCACCGGACCAGTCGCGCCTTCCGGCCTTCGAAGGACGCACGCTGGACGGCAAGCGCCTGTCGACGTCGTCGTTCGGCGGCAAGCGGCTGATCCTGCTGTGTTTCAATCCGGGGGTCGCGCAGGCCGGCATCTACGCCGAAGCTCTTGCGAAACTGGCGCCGGAGCAGCGATCGAACAACTTCGAGATCGCCGGCGTCGCCATGGGCCTGGATCCCGCGAAAGCGCGCGAGTTCGCGACGAAGTTCAAGCTCGACTTCCCGATCTTCGACGACTCCGACGGCAACATCGGCCTGCGATTGTCGCTGCAGTCGCCGCTGATGCTCGTCGGCAGCGACGCCGACGGACGGGTCGGACTCGCAATGGCCAGCTTCGAGCACGACGACGGCGGCGCGACCGTCTCTGCCGTCGAGGCCCGAATCCGCGAGTACCTGCGGATGCCAAAGAGCGGTGCCGCGGCCGGCGGTGCCCTGGATTCGCGCCCGCTGGCTCCGACGTTCGAAGCCGACCATGTCGGTGGCGGCGGTTCCCACTTCCGGCTCGCCGACCTGTCCGGCAAGCCCGTGGTCCTCGCGTTCTTCCTGTCGACGTGTCCGCACTGCCAGCAGGCGCTGACGTTTTTCAAGGCCGAGCTGGCGCGAATTCCCGAAAAGAGCCGTCCCGTCTTCGTCGGAATCGCGATCGACACCCGTGCCTGGGAAGTGAAGTCGACGCTGGAGGAGAAGAAGCTCGATTTCTTCTCGCCGCTGTCGGACCCGGACGGCCGCATCGCTGCAAGCTACTCGTCGTTCGCCGGTGTTCCCGACGTCCTGCTGATCGACGGCACCGGGCACATCGTCTACCGCGAAAAGGGCTGGAACGAGAAGCACGCCCCCGACCTTCTGCGGATGCGCCTGGCCTCGCTTGCCGGGCTCGAAGTTCCGATGCTGCTCGATCACGACGGGTACAGCGGCAACGACGTCTGCGCGGTCTGTCACGTCAAGGAAGCGTCCGCCTGGCACTTCACCGACCATTCGGCTGCGTTCGACGACCTCGTCACGCGCGGCGCCGACCATGATCCGAAGTGCGTCGGTTGCCACGTCGTCGGCTTCGGGGAGCGCGGCGGTTATTCCGAACAGGCGCCGGAGAAGTTCTTCGAGGGGGTCGGCTGCGAGGACTGCCACGGCCGCGGCGGCGGACATCTCGCGACGAAGGCGAAGGGTGCTGCAGCGGCGCACGGCACCGTCGACGGGCACATCTGTGAAAAATGTCACGACCCCGAGCACTCGCTGGGCTTCGACTACGCGAAGTTCCTGCCGAAAGTCTCCCACGCCGCGATCGCGGCTCTCAG
It includes:
- a CDS encoding NAD(P)-dependent oxidoreductase, whose translation is MKILVTGAFGNVGSNVTASLLDLGHSVRALSAEEARDAPVAATFGNRIEVVRGDVRRPEDLDTAVDGCDAIVHLAFVIPPLCLEQPKTSRDINVGGTRNVIEAARRAAQKSGGAPRLVFASTLDVYGHTSHLPPPRRTDDPVEATDLYTEHKIECEEMVRSSGLQWAILRFADVPPIALRDPHPIMFTIPLAQRIEMIHPRDIGLAVARAVGHDAVWGRVLNIGGGRSCQLTYGQYLESLLEAMGIGALPPEWFTTDPYCTDWLDTDESQRLLQYQRHDFQDVVRETAALLGWRAPLVRLLRPLLRRRIGRLAKIAADARPQPLPRNGKVPSPPMGG
- a CDS encoding VOC family protein: MFSHVMVGSNNVDASRKFYDAVLGTIGLPAGITDEKGRVFYLSPHGVFAITAPINGAAASAANGGTIGFNVGSPGDVDAWHAAGIANGGTTCEEPPGVRDGGNMGKMYLAYLRDPFGNKLCALHRMG
- a CDS encoding LLM class flavin-dependent oxidoreductase, which translates into the protein MKLGVLLFPTPGGSSQLAQMVEGLGFDSLVFADTQNLTPEVWGQLMLAARDTSRIELGTGVTNPGTRDVAVTASAALALQLESKGRALCAIGRGDSSLAKIGRSPVAVAEFETCLRRLQGYLRGEEVDRDGTPSRLEWFADANVPKVPVEVAATGKKVIELAARLADRIVFAMGADEERLARAIDIARKAASACGRDPDSIKLGAWINSVIHEDAGAARAAVRGGLSVFAHFSGFAGMKPEAMDPALREAALHLRENYDHVGHGRSDAEHARGLDDEFIDRFGIVGPVETVVPRFERLAALGLDFCRVIPGSRDAPAEILGPSMMTLATTVRAAIA
- a CDS encoding multiheme c-type cytochrome; protein product: MRLRPHACIAGVIASLLVLSTDPGPAAEGATRTAATAAAPTPAAPAAPDQSRLPAFEGRTLDGKRLSTSSFGGKRLILLCFNPGVAQAGIYAEALAKLAPEQRSNNFEIAGVAMGLDPAKAREFATKFKLDFPIFDDSDGNIGLRLSLQSPLMLVGSDADGRVGLAMASFEHDDGGATVSAVEARIREYLRMPKSGAAAGGALDSRPLAPTFEADHVGGGGSHFRLADLSGKPVVLAFFLSTCPHCQQALTFFKAELARIPEKSRPVFVGIAIDTRAWEVKSTLEEKKLDFFSPLSDPDGRIAASYSSFAGVPDVLLIDGTGHIVYREKGWNEKHAPDLLRMRLASLAGLEVPMLLDHDGYSGNDVCAVCHVKEASAWHFTDHSAAFDDLVTRGADHDPKCVGCHVVGFGERGGYSEQAPEKFFEGVGCEDCHGRGGGHLATKAKGAAAAHGTVDGHICEKCHDPEHSLGFDYAKFLPKVSHAAIAALSDPERAKLVSGRGQPRDLLPASSAIVGSMACRSCHEREYSTWSHSAHARSTESLVSDRKGSDPKCVHCHVTGYARAGGFPDGGKLNAGDDLARVGCESCHGGGADHVRSGGKQAASIVRLGDKCDTCVILQICGTCHDDANDPDFRFNVVHKIDAQRHGTAQQAAAAQPAH